The Rhopalosiphum padi isolate XX-2018 unplaced genomic scaffold, ASM2088224v1 scaffold1, whole genome shotgun sequence genome has a window encoding:
- the LOC132931223 gene encoding inhibitor of growth protein 5-like, with product MTSALNLEHYLNNLENLPVELQRNFTLMRDLDSRVQELMRNVDKLTDDYMSNSKGYTADKKREMMTSIQCQFDKAKEYSDDKVQLSIQTYEMVDKHIREFDSDLARFEAEIQDRVISATRNIEENSQKRECKKMKDKEIKKKSASSEEETAPIKTSKKKQLKKGVTKTTSAAPSKTPLINVVTNPTNPTNSVTSVTVETSSLTGALVGAGGAHSAEVLDMPVDPNEPTYCLCNQVSYGEMIGCDNPDCPIEWFHFACVKLTTKPKGKWFCPKCITDRKKK from the exons atgactTCTGCTCTTAACTTGGAACACTATCTGaaca atttagagaATCTTCCTGTTGAGTTACAACGAAACTTCACTCTGATGCGAGATCTTGACTCCAGAGTTCAAGAATTAATGCGCAACGTTGACAAACTGACAGACGATTATATGTCAAATTCCAAGGGATACACAGCAGATAAAAAACGCGAAATGATGACCAGCATACAATGTCAGTTTGACAAAGCGAAAGAATATAGCGATGATAAAGTTCAATTGTCTATACAAACTTATGAAATG GTAGATAAACATATTAGAGAATTTGATTCAGATTTAGCACGCTTTGAAGCTGAAATTCAAGACAGAGTCATTAGTGCTACAAGAAATATAGAAGAAAATTCACAAAAAC GAGAATGTAAAAAGATGAAAgacaaagaaattaaaaagaagAGTGCATCGAGTGAAGAAGAAACAGCTCCAATAAAAACATCTAAAAAGAAACAACTGAAAAAAG GAGTTACAAAAACAACAAGTGCAGCACCTAGTAAAACACCTTTAATTAATGTTGTCACTAATCCAACAAACCCTACAAATAGTGTAACCAGCGTTACAGTAGAAACTAGTTCCCTTACTGGTGCATTAGTTGGTGCCGGAGGTGCACACTCGGCTGAAGTATTAGATATGCCCGTTGATCCAAATGAGCCAACGTATTGTTTATGCAACCAAGTTTCTTATGGAGAAATGATTGGCTGTGATAATCCTGAT tgtccTATTGAATGGTTCCACTTTGCATGTGTCAAATTAACTACCAAGCCTAAAGGAAAATGGTTCTGTCCTAAATGTATAACAGACAGgaagaaaaaataa